From the Pedobacter cryoconitis genome, one window contains:
- a CDS encoding saccharopine dehydrogenase family protein, which produces MINKILSLGLGKVGTLVATLLSDQFEVTGMDKQAPHYDYELPFAIATGDVSDLVLMEKMIGQFDAVVSALPFFLNSPIARIAHSLGKHYFDLTEDVPTTNEIRKLSETATAVMAPQCGLAPGLIGIIGAHLGNDFEKLRSIDMRVGALPKYPNGAMGYAFNWSAAGVVNEYINDAEAIHHGQRKMVPSLQGKEAIQINGALYEAFYTSGGLGTMCETYAGKLDRLDYKTIRYPGHCDLMNFLINELHMKEDKQRLEDILKNAKPPVDEDVVIIYADAEGWKNNELKRNEFCRSYGPIELNGNSWRAISWTTAASIVAVVEMVANGSLPSKGFIKQEEISFEALLNTKCGSLFK; this is translated from the coding sequence ATGATCAATAAAATTTTAAGCCTGGGCCTTGGCAAGGTAGGTACGCTGGTAGCCACATTGCTAAGTGACCAGTTCGAAGTGACCGGAATGGATAAACAAGCTCCACATTATGATTATGAGCTTCCATTCGCTATTGCCACTGGCGATGTATCTGACCTGGTTTTAATGGAAAAGATGATCGGTCAGTTTGATGCGGTGGTTTCTGCCCTGCCGTTTTTCTTAAACAGTCCGATTGCAAGAATCGCACACAGCTTAGGAAAACACTATTTTGATTTAACTGAGGACGTTCCTACGACTAATGAAATCAGAAAACTAAGTGAAACAGCAACGGCTGTAATGGCTCCTCAATGTGGTTTGGCCCCAGGATTAATAGGTATTATTGGTGCCCATCTGGGAAATGATTTTGAAAAACTAAGATCAATTGATATGCGTGTTGGCGCTCTACCAAAGTATCCGAACGGCGCAATGGGTTATGCATTTAACTGGTCTGCTGCTGGGGTAGTTAATGAATATATTAACGATGCTGAAGCTATTCACCATGGCCAGCGAAAAATGGTCCCCTCTTTACAGGGCAAAGAAGCTATCCAGATTAATGGTGCTTTATATGAAGCGTTTTATACCTCTGGCGGTTTGGGTACGATGTGCGAAACCTATGCCGGCAAACTGGACAGACTTGATTATAAAACTATTCGTTATCCGGGACATTGTGACCTGATGAACTTCCTGATTAATGAATTACATATGAAGGAAGATAAACAACGATTGGAAGATATTCTTAAAAATGCCAAACCTCCGGTCGATGAAGATGTTGTTATTATCTATGCAGATGCCGAAGGATGGAAAAACAATGAATTGAAACGCAATGAATTCTGTAGATCTTACGGCCCGATTGAGTTAAATGGTAATTCCTGGAGAGCTATTTCCTGGACTACAGCAGCAAGTATTGTTGCAGTGGTAGAAATGGTTGCCAATGGGTCATTACCTTCAAAAGGCTTTATCAAACAGGAAGAAATTTCGTTCGAAGCCCTTTTAAATACAAAATGCGGTAGTCTCTTTAAATAA
- a CDS encoding LysR family transcriptional regulator, with the protein MISITNQIELRHLNYFKLLAEELHYRKAAEKLFISQSALSQQIKQLEQCLGHSLFDRNNKRVVLNEAGKLFYKDAVQVIQKMQIAVNNVQLLQKGNTGQLGISFVASAMQSILPVLLKQFNSDCPNIEFHLEELTNKEQLLALEKGDIDLGFMRSNQVGQEMMIKSVYKETFTLVLPADHPMSAQDFKHIGELKDEYFILFPNDQSQLYYQQIINLCADQGFTPKLSHRSIHAPTIFKLVENGMGLSIIPTSLATPGNQGVKFIELKNIPQQTELYAVWKKINDNPALPYLLEMLV; encoded by the coding sequence ATGATAAGTATCACTAATCAAATAGAACTGCGGCACCTTAATTATTTTAAGCTGCTGGCCGAAGAACTGCATTACCGGAAAGCTGCTGAAAAGTTATTTATATCCCAGTCGGCTTTGAGCCAGCAGATTAAGCAACTGGAACAATGCCTTGGTCATTCATTATTTGACCGGAATAACAAACGTGTGGTCTTAAATGAGGCCGGAAAACTCTTTTATAAAGATGCCGTTCAGGTCATTCAAAAAATGCAAATAGCTGTTAATAATGTACAGCTGCTGCAAAAAGGGAATACCGGGCAGCTTGGAATTAGCTTTGTAGCCTCAGCAATGCAGTCTATACTACCAGTTTTACTTAAACAGTTCAACAGTGATTGTCCGAATATTGAATTCCATTTAGAAGAGTTAACCAATAAAGAACAGTTGCTGGCCTTAGAAAAGGGAGATATTGATCTTGGCTTTATGCGTTCTAACCAGGTTGGACAAGAGATGATGATCAAAAGTGTATATAAAGAGACTTTTACACTAGTATTGCCAGCAGATCATCCCATGTCTGCTCAGGATTTCAAACATATAGGGGAGTTAAAAGATGAATATTTTATACTTTTTCCAAATGATCAGAGCCAGCTGTATTATCAGCAGATCATTAATTTATGCGCTGATCAGGGTTTTACACCAAAACTATCGCATCGCTCTATCCATGCGCCAACTATATTCAAACTCGTGGAGAATGGAATGGGACTTTCTATTATCCCGACTTCCTTAGCTACCCCGGGCAATCAAGGGGTTAAATTTATCGAATTGAAAAACATACCTCAGCAAACTGAGCTGTATGCGGTATGGAAAAAGATCAATGATAATCCTGCGTTGCCTTATTTATTAGAAATGCTTGTCTGA
- a CDS encoding GDSL-type esterase/lipase family protein translates to MLKIFKAIAFSSTFLLLFNFNSSAQDKPAFWDDIQAIKQYDRVYAPPKDPILFIGSSSIRLWVDFTRTFKDYTVLNRGIGGAVTSDVDRYLEDIVFPYHPKQLIIYVGENDLIKAASGEEVFQSFKKLYTDIRVKLPVVPIVYIAIKASPSRAQYLSKGVKANQLVQDFLKGEQNTVFLDIYKPMFDKKGEMQPELFKEDMLHMNASGYEIWNKLLKPYLLKD, encoded by the coding sequence ATGTTGAAAATTTTTAAAGCAATCGCGTTTAGCTCCACATTCCTTTTACTATTTAATTTCAATTCTTCTGCACAGGATAAGCCTGCATTTTGGGATGATATACAAGCTATCAAACAATATGACAGAGTTTATGCACCTCCAAAAGACCCGATTTTATTTATTGGAAGTTCTTCAATCAGGTTATGGGTTGATTTTACCAGAACATTTAAAGATTACACCGTATTAAACAGAGGAATTGGTGGCGCAGTGACCAGTGACGTAGACCGTTATCTGGAAGATATTGTATTTCCTTACCATCCAAAACAACTGATCATTTATGTAGGTGAAAATGACCTGATTAAAGCAGCATCCGGAGAGGAAGTATTCCAGAGTTTTAAAAAGCTGTATACTGATATAAGAGTTAAATTACCCGTAGTCCCTATTGTTTATATAGCGATCAAAGCAAGTCCTTCCAGAGCACAATACTTATCAAAAGGGGTAAAAGCTAATCAATTGGTACAAGATTTTTTAAAAGGAGAGCAGAATACCGTATTTCTTGATATCTACAAGCCGATGTTTGATAAAAAAGGAGAAATGCAGCCTGAATTATTTAAAGAAGATATGCTGCATATGAATGCTTCCGGATATGAAATCTGGAATAAATTACTGAAACCTTACTTATTAAAAGATTAA
- a CDS encoding polysaccharide deacetylase family protein → MSTRKDFIRQSAILGAGSLLLPATGFSKVIDKPVSQPQAPVGDLQKPSKWADGSRLVISISMQFEAGGEPETGFDSPFPPNLEKGYTDLPAKTWFQYGYKQGIPRLLALWDKYNIKVTSHMIGEAVKHSPDLAREIVKRGHEAAAHGLNWTPQYNLSYQQEKKFIQDGVAIIKEITGKTAVGYNCNWLRRSKNTLAILQELGFTYHIDDLSRDEPFLIPVKGKNFAVVPYTLRCNDIQLLEGRYFSSQQFGEQLRLEFDQLYEEGEKYRRQMSISTHDRISGTPAQVKVLDQFLAYAAKQPGVKFMRKDEIANLAFKDHTTMIDPDYR, encoded by the coding sequence ATGAGTACAAGAAAAGATTTTATCCGCCAGTCAGCAATTTTAGGTGCAGGCTCCCTCCTGTTACCTGCTACAGGATTTTCAAAAGTAATTGATAAGCCGGTATCACAACCTCAGGCTCCTGTAGGAGATTTACAAAAGCCGTCAAAATGGGCTGATGGCAGCCGGCTTGTTATTTCCATTTCCATGCAATTTGAAGCTGGCGGAGAACCAGAAACGGGTTTTGACAGCCCTTTTCCACCAAACCTGGAAAAAGGTTATACCGATTTACCTGCTAAAACATGGTTTCAGTATGGTTATAAACAGGGAATTCCCCGTTTATTAGCGCTGTGGGATAAATATAATATCAAAGTGACCAGCCATATGATCGGTGAGGCGGTAAAACATAGTCCTGATCTGGCGCGTGAAATTGTAAAACGCGGCCATGAGGCAGCAGCGCACGGTTTAAACTGGACACCACAGTATAATCTATCTTACCAACAAGAGAAGAAATTTATTCAGGATGGCGTTGCAATTATTAAAGAGATCACTGGAAAAACAGCGGTTGGTTACAATTGCAACTGGTTACGAAGAAGTAAAAATACGCTGGCTATATTACAGGAGCTCGGTTTTACTTATCATATTGATGACTTAAGCCGGGATGAACCTTTTTTAATCCCTGTAAAAGGAAAGAATTTTGCCGTTGTTCCTTACACCCTGCGCTGTAATGATATCCAATTGCTGGAAGGCCGTTATTTTTCTTCACAACAATTTGGTGAACAGTTAAGACTGGAATTTGATCAATTGTATGAGGAAGGTGAAAAATACCGCAGACAAATGTCAATTAGCACGCATGATAGAATCAGTGGAACACCTGCACAAGTCAAAGTTTTAGATCAGTTTCTAGCTTACGCGGCTAAACAACCTGGTGTTAAATTTATGCGAAAGGATGAGATTGCAAATCTGGCATTTAAGGATCATACCACGATGATTGATCCTGATTATCGCTAA